Proteins co-encoded in one Apodemus sylvaticus chromosome 6, mApoSyl1.1, whole genome shotgun sequence genomic window:
- the LOC127687872 gene encoding 60S ribosomal protein L21-like: MTNTKGKRRGTRYMFSRHFRKHGVVPLATYMRIYKKGDIVDIKGMGTVQKGMPHKCYHRKTVRVYNVTQHAVGIIVNKQVKGKILAKRINVRIEYIKHPENRDSFLKLVKENDQKKKEVKEKGTWVQLKC; this comes from the coding sequence ATGACAAAcacaaagggaaagaggagaggcacCCGGTACATGTTCTCTAGGCATTTTAGGAAACATGGAGTTGTTCCTTTGGCCACATACATGCGAATCTACAAGAAGGGTGATATTGTAGACATCAAGGGAATGGGCACTGTTCAAAAAGGAATGCCCCACAAGTGTTACCACAGAAAAACTGTAAGAGTCTACAATGTCACCCAGCATGCCGTGGGCATCATTGTAAACAAGCAAGTTAAGGGCAAGATTCTGGCCAAGAGGATCAATGTGCGGATTGAGTACATCAAGCACCCTGAGAACAGAGACAGCTTCCTGAAGCTGGTGAAGGAGAATGATCAGAagaaaaaggaggtcaaagagaagGGCACCTGGGTTCAGCTGAAGTGCTAG